A single window of Paraburkholderia youngii DNA harbors:
- a CDS encoding transposase, protein MTVLLTSEAAPQRRHVLRDIFNALLWMVRAGASWRMLSTSFPPYEMCECDDCYPSRAAIGGRASCSLREPNTSRALLG, encoded by the coding sequence GTGACAGTACTCTTGACGAGCGAAGCCGCGCCGCAGCGCCGACATGTGCTTCGCGATATTTTCAACGCGCTGCTCTGGATGGTGCGGGCCGGTGCATCTTGGCGCATGCTCTCGACCAGCTTCCCGCCGTACGAAATGTGCGAGTGCGACGATTGCTATCCGTCGCGCGCGGCGATTGGGGGCCGTGCCAGCTGTTCGCTGCGAGAACCGAATACGTCAAGGGCGCTCCTTGGATGA